From Candidatus Vondammii sp. HM_W22, one genomic window encodes:
- a CDS encoding transposase, whose amino-acid sequence MKKGHFSDEQIVAVLRDAEATTAVAAARKHGVSEQSIYRWRNKYAGMEVSDVRELKRVKDENMRLKKLLAERDLEVEVMKEIQEKKW is encoded by the coding sequence ATGAAGAAGGGACATTTTTCAGATGAGCAGATCGTGGCTGTACTGCGCGATGCAGAGGCAACAACGGCCGTAGCGGCAGCACGCAAACACGGCGTATCGGAGCAATCGATCTACCGTTGGCGCAACAAGTATGCCGGGATGGAAGTTTCAGATGTGCGGGAGCTAAAGCGAGTCAAGGATGAGAACATGCGGCTCAAAAAGCTGCTAGCAGAACGTGACCTGGAAGTAGAGGTCATGAAGGAGATACAAGAAAAAAAGTGGTGA
- a CDS encoding AraC family transcriptional regulator produces MALRKQTNQEHQERINQVLHAIHADLSEDLRVNRLARIACHSPFHFQRIFRQLTGESVHDYIRRSRLGWAANLLIFNPDASIMAVATECGFHSNASFSHAFKDQFKSAPMAWRQGGYEQRSQELKSLWTESDDSPYPLYYKETLTDGDKPLADIHIERQEDIRVAYLRHRGYDRNIGGVWNRLLVWAAEQEVDVDAEQMIGLYHSNPDLIPYDQCRYVACLTLPETVYSTRGVGVMSIPGGLYATCEVEGAFGELLYLMHSLYHKWLPLSDYEARNIPPHALYLKNHFINQSGRFQVHLGLRYCGSTEAQFFSENVNGMRGRAVIRIEPASRTSGRP; encoded by the coding sequence ATGGCGTTACGAAAACAGACAAATCAGGAGCATCAGGAGCGTATTAACCAGGTACTCCATGCTATTCACGCCGATCTATCCGAGGATCTCAGGGTAAACAGACTAGCGCGGATTGCTTGCCATTCACCTTTTCACTTTCAGCGTATTTTCCGGCAACTGACCGGTGAAAGTGTCCATGATTATATTCGCCGCTCTCGCCTTGGGTGGGCGGCAAACCTCCTGATCTTCAATCCTGATGCATCGATAATGGCGGTGGCAACCGAATGTGGTTTTCACTCCAATGCCTCATTCAGTCACGCGTTTAAAGACCAGTTTAAATCTGCTCCCATGGCTTGGCGTCAGGGTGGGTATGAGCAGAGAAGCCAGGAGTTGAAGTCTCTTTGGACTGAGTCTGATGACAGCCCTTATCCTCTCTACTATAAGGAGACGCTGACGGATGGGGATAAACCACTAGCGGATATCCATATTGAACGGCAGGAAGATATACGAGTGGCCTATCTTAGGCATAGAGGCTATGACAGGAACATTGGAGGAGTATGGAACCGGTTGCTGGTTTGGGCCGCTGAGCAGGAGGTGGATGTCGATGCAGAACAGATGATTGGGTTGTATCACAGTAATCCTGATTTGATCCCATATGACCAGTGCCGCTATGTTGCCTGTCTGACCTTGCCTGAAACTGTCTATAGCACCAGAGGGGTTGGAGTGATGTCGATACCCGGAGGCTTGTATGCCACCTGCGAAGTCGAAGGGGCATTTGGTGAGTTGCTCTACCTGATGCATAGCCTCTATCATAAATGGCTGCCACTGAGCGACTATGAAGCGCGTAATATACCGCCCCATGCGCTCTATTTGAAGAATCATTTCATCAATCAGAGCGGCCGATTCCAGGTACATTTGGGGTTAAGGTATTGCGGCAGTACCGAGGCGCAATTTTTTTCTGAAAATGTGAATGGAATGAGAGGGAGGGCGGTCATAAGGATTGAACCTGCCAGCAGAACATCTGGTCGTCCTTGA
- a CDS encoding transposase, translating to MKRWVKNPYWPYFYGFQYLQHKFPLHSSSLVRWRNRVGSKLDALLKQTIELALN from the coding sequence GTGAAACGCTGGGTTAAGAACCCATATTGGCCGTACTTTTATGGATTCCAATACCTGCAACACAAATTTCCCTTACACTCCTCCAGCCTAGTTCGTTGGCGCAACCGAGTCGGTAGTAAACTTGACGCGTTGTTGAAGCAAACCATCGAGCTAGCGCTGAATTGA
- a CDS encoding transposase, with protein sequence MGDNPEAWGDNKRRQKDVEARWTMKHGKTHYGYKNHISIDRKHKVIRKYAITSDEVRGS encoded by the coding sequence ATGGGGGACAACCCTGAGGCATGGGGTGATAACAAACGCCGCCAAAAGGATGTTGAAGCCCGCTGGACCATGAAGCATGGCAAAACCCACTATGGGTACAAAAACCACATCAGCATAGACCGGAAGCACAAGGTCATTCGCAAGTATGCCATCACATCAGATGAAGTTCGTGGTAGCTAG
- a CDS encoding transposase, protein MFNLSDDKRELQIRDRYSFCRFPGLSPEGKVPDAKTVWVYRECLKERGLVDKLFSELLIQIDAAGFSARKG, encoded by the coding sequence TTGTTCAATCTGTCCGATGATAAAAGAGAGCTCCAAATACGGGATCGCTATAGCTTTTGTCGTTTTCCTGGGCTGAGCCCGGAGGGTAAGGTACCCGATGCCAAAACGGTTTGGGTATATCGTGAGTGCCTGAAAGAACGGGGCCTTGTTGATAAACTCTTTTCAGAGCTGTTGATCCAGATTGATGCAGCAGGCTTCAGTGCTCGCAAGGGATAG
- a CDS encoding aminotransferase-like domain-containing protein → MFAKCTHHLNSSFIRDILAVTQQPGIISFAGGLPDPTLFPKAELAKAARGIHNQYGGDLYQYSETAGIPDFRQWIADHYDTPGSKEEIIITTGSQQGLDLTTRCLINPGDKIIVEAPSYLGALQVFTANQASLSAIPIDDEGPDLDALEHYLEQERISCFYTVPDFQNPKGTSYLLQRRKALVALAERYDFWIMEDAPYRELRYRGETLPSLQSLSPERVIRFGSFSKIIAPALRLGWISAPQPVIKIVEKMKQCADLHSSGYDQHLVLEFLRQGSLPAHLEQLKQVYGERLKIMFNTLSSQLPETVKLSKPDGGMFIWTELSETADTMKLFRKAIKQGVAFVPGEAFHIDGGSKNCLRFNFSNSDSEQIQQGIKRLTALIINESE, encoded by the coding sequence ATGTTCGCCAAATGCACACACCATCTGAACAGCTCTTTTATCCGGGATATTCTCGCGGTTACTCAACAGCCCGGCATCATCTCATTCGCAGGCGGCTTGCCTGACCCCACGCTTTTTCCTAAAGCAGAACTGGCGAAAGCGGCCCGTGGCATTCACAACCAATATGGAGGTGATCTCTATCAGTACAGCGAAACTGCAGGCATTCCTGACTTTCGCCAGTGGATTGCAGATCACTATGATACGCCGGGATCAAAAGAGGAGATCATCATCACTACCGGATCTCAGCAGGGACTGGACCTGACTACCCGTTGTCTGATCAACCCCGGAGACAAAATCATTGTTGAGGCCCCATCCTATCTGGGTGCTTTACAGGTTTTCACCGCCAATCAGGCAAGTCTCAGCGCCATTCCGATAGACGATGAAGGGCCGGACTTGGATGCACTTGAGCACTATTTGGAACAGGAACGCATAAGTTGTTTCTACACCGTACCGGATTTTCAAAACCCCAAGGGGACAAGCTACTTGCTGCAACGGCGCAAGGCACTGGTCGCACTGGCAGAAAGATATGATTTCTGGATCATGGAAGATGCACCCTACAGAGAGTTACGCTATCGGGGAGAGACGCTTCCCAGTCTGCAATCACTATCACCTGAGAGAGTGATCCGTTTCGGCTCCTTCTCCAAAATCATCGCCCCCGCTCTGCGTCTTGGATGGATCAGTGCACCACAACCAGTGATCAAAATCGTTGAAAAGATGAAGCAGTGTGCCGATCTGCATTCGAGTGGCTATGATCAGCATCTCGTTCTGGAATTTCTTCGGCAAGGCTCCCTGCCAGCTCATCTTGAACAGCTGAAGCAAGTCTATGGTGAACGGCTGAAAATTATGTTCAACACATTGAGCAGTCAACTTCCGGAGACGGTGAAACTATCAAAACCCGATGGCGGTATGTTCATCTGGACTGAGTTGTCTGAAACAGCAGATACGATGAAGCTGTTTCGAAAAGCGATTAAACAGGGAGTGGCCTTTGTTCCGGGAGAGGCATTCCATATCGATGGCGGCAGCAAGAATTGTCTACGGTTCAATTTTTCGAACAGTGACAGCGAACAGATACAGCAAGGCATTAAACGCCTCACAGCATTAATAATTAACGAGTCGGAGTAG
- a CDS encoding IS3 family transposase: MALFAIERGLSQRRASWLCTTPRSGLHYSSKRERRDRHLSATLRVVVREDPSWGYRLADAYLRLRGWQVNNKRVYRLWRLNGLCLPPYRPRRKIRTGVKLEGLALRRNDVWAWDFVHDRYHDAEPLRCLTVKDKATGYCLAIKTGRYLQSQHVKAVLRELIIRYGIPRAIRSDNGAELLALVLREELEKDDIKLANIEPGKPWQNGSNESFNGIFRKECLNAEIFGSLTEARVVIEQWRCRYNERRPHSSQHYVTPEMAYFGLREMRRT; this comes from the coding sequence ATGGCATTGTTTGCTATTGAACGGGGCCTTAGCCAAAGGCGAGCAAGCTGGCTTTGTACGACACCGCGATCGGGGCTTCACTATAGTTCAAAACGAGAACGTCGTGACCGGCATCTGTCGGCCACGTTGCGTGTAGTGGTGCGGGAGGATCCCAGTTGGGGCTATCGTTTAGCAGACGCCTATCTGCGGCTCAGAGGTTGGCAGGTAAACAACAAACGCGTATATCGACTCTGGCGGCTTAATGGCCTGTGTTTGCCGCCTTATCGCCCTCGACGGAAGATTCGCACTGGGGTAAAACTGGAGGGATTGGCGCTACGACGGAATGATGTGTGGGCATGGGATTTCGTACATGACCGCTATCATGACGCAGAGCCTCTGCGGTGCTTGACGGTCAAGGACAAAGCAACCGGTTATTGTCTGGCAATCAAAACTGGTCGATACCTACAGAGTCAACACGTGAAAGCGGTGCTACGTGAATTAATCATTCGCTACGGAATTCCCCGAGCCATTCGCAGCGACAACGGAGCTGAGCTGTTGGCCCTCGTACTGCGCGAGGAACTGGAAAAGGATGATATTAAGCTAGCCAATATTGAACCGGGAAAACCCTGGCAAAATGGCAGCAATGAAAGCTTCAACGGCATTTTCCGCAAGGAGTGTTTAAATGCAGAGATATTTGGTAGCCTGACCGAAGCCAGAGTTGTTATTGAACAGTGGCGTTGCCGATATAATGAGCGGCGACCCCACAGTTCACAACACTACGTCACGCCGGAGATGGCGTATTTTGGATTACGTGAAATGCGGAGAACCTAA